In the Streptomyces fradiae ATCC 10745 = DSM 40063 genome, TGCTGGTGGACCGTACGGGCGGGGCGTCCGGACCGTTCGAGGGCGCCTACATCACCGGCTGGTACCCGGAGCCGGCCGACACCCGCTGGGAGCCGATGCGGCGGGTGATCCGCGAGCACGCCTTCGGCGACAACCGGATCGACCCCGCCGACGCGGGCGTGCAGACCACGTGGATCGCCTACACCGTCCTCAAGCGGGTGGTGGAGGAGATCGGCGACGGGAAGGTCACCCCGGGCAGGATCGCCCTCACCCTGGACCGCGGTGTGCGGGTGGACACGGGGGGCCTCACCCCGACCCTGCGCTGGCGGTACGAGGACATGCTGGGCATCCCGGGCTTCCCGCGGCTCGTCAACCACCAGGTCACGTTCCAGGTGGTGCGCAAGGGACGCATGGTCGCCCAGCGGGCCGACTTCGTGGACGTGGGCCCGACCCTGCTGGACGCCCGCGCCTCGTGACGAGCCGGGCGGCGACCCGTCCGGCCCGCACCGCCCCGCGCCCGGCCCTCCGGGAGCGGGGCGGCGGCCGTCGCTAGAGCTGGGTGGGCTGCCGCTTGGTCAGGCCGTACGTCTCGGCGATGCCGTTCCAGAGGCGGGCCGCCTCGCGCTTGGCGCCGGTCGCCTCGCCGCTGGCGACGGCGGCCTGCGCGGTGCTGCCGGTGTTGCGGGCCTTGCCGTCCTTGCAGTTCTTCGGCTTCTTCACCTGGTCCGCCCAGGCCGCGTAGTGGTCGTCGGCCTTGGCGGACGCCTGCCACGCCTTGGTGAGGGAGGCCGACAGCTCCGTGTGGTCGGGCAGCTTGTCGATCTTGATGCCGCGCAGCCGGTTCACCAGCTCCCGGCGCTGGCCCGCGGCCTCCCGCAGGTCGGAGGCGGCCTTGTCGAGCTGCTCGCACTTCTTGATGTTCTCGACGGAGCGGATCACCACGTCACGGCTGTCGTTGCTGTCCGCGAGCAGCTTGTCCAGCTCCACCGCCTGGTCCTTCACCGGGTCCGGGGCGGGCTCGGACGAGGCGGGGGCGGACGGGCCGGGCGCCGGGGCGACGGGCGAGGCGGCACCCGCCTTGTCCACGGCCGGCTTCTCGTCGCCGCCGCTCAGCAGCGCGCCCGCGCCGAGGCCCACGACGGCGCACCCGACCACGACGGCGGCCACGAGCGGCACCTTCGAGCGGCGCCTTTCGGGCTCGTCGTAGTCGTCGTACTCGCCGTATCCGTGAGCGCCGTGAGCCCCGTGCGGCGGGGGCGCCCCGTGGGCCCCGTGCGGTGCCTGGGCTCCGTGGGCTCCGTGGGCTCCGTGGGCCGGGGGCGTCTGGCGGCCGTAGGGCGGGGGCGGCTGGTGGGCCTGGTGCGGCGGCTGGGGCCGGCCGGGCGGGTGCGGGGCGGACGCGTCGATGCGCGGCATCTGCTGCGTGGCGCCCGGGGCGTCGTTCCTGAACAGGTTGTCGAACTCCGCCGGGGGGCCGCTGTCGCTGGGCACGGGCGGAATGAACTGCGTGGCCTCCGAGTCCGGGTCCGGCTGCGGTGGCCGGTGGGGCTGGGACTGGGGCTGGTGCTGGGGCTGCTGGGGCTGGGGGTATCCCTGGGCCTGTGGATACCCCTGGGGCTGCGGCTGCTGGTCGTACGCCTGCGGCGGCTGCTGGGGATGTCCCTGGGACTGGTCCTGAGGCCGGGGGTATCCCTGCGGCTGCGGCTGCGGGGGGTACGGCTGGGGGCTCGCCTGGGGCGGCTGCTGCGGGGGGCCCGCCTGCGGGTAGCCGTAACCGGGCTGCTGCGGATAGCCGTAGCCGGGCTGCGCGTCGCCGGGCTGCGGGTAGCCGTAGCCGGCCGGGGCCGCGTGCTGCGGGTAGCCGTAGCCGGGTGACGGCTGCTGGGGCTGGGGCTGCGGCGGCTGCTGGTACTGCGGGGACTGGTACTGCGGGGGCTGCGGCTGGTACGGGGGCTGCTGGGGCGCCGGTCCCGGCTGCCCACCGAGACCGGTGCCCAGGAACGCGGTCGACTCCGCCGCGGTCTCCGCCGGGGCCTGCCCCCGCTCCGGCGGCAGCGGCGCCGACGCGGGCGGGACGGGCCGCAGGTACTGCGTGGCGGGGTCCTCACCCGGGACGGCCTGCGGGGGCGGCGGCCCCCAGGGTTGGCCAGGGGCCTGACCCCACGACTGGCCCTCCTGGCCGTGTCCGCTCTGCGTCACCGGGACTCCTACGTGTGAACCTACGGAAGCGTCGGCTCACGCTACCGGTTGTGTCCCTGACAGCGCACACGGGTACGGGCGTTACCCCGCGCACAGGTCCGCGGCGACCGTCGCACCCCCACCGCCCGCACGCCTCCCCCTCGGCCTCCGCCGCCCGATCCCGGCCCCCGCCCGGCCCCGCCCCGCCCCGGCCGCCAGGAGGCCGCGCGCCTCCCACGGCTCGGCCTCACGCCGCCTGCGGCTCCAGCCGGGCCGTGAACTCCCGGACCGCCGGCTCGTCCCGGTACGGCTCCAGCCGCGCCTGGAGGTCGTCCAGGTACTCGGCACCGCGCGACGACCGCAGCGTGCCCAGCAGTTCGGCCGCGCGGGCACCCGTGTGGCAGGCCTGCTCCACCTCCCGCTGCTGCACCTGCGCCGCCGCCAGCAGTGCCAGGCCGATCGCGCGCCGCCGCGCACGGGCCGGCGGGTGGCCCTCCAGCGCCTCGCCCGCCGAGCGCGCCGCAGCCTCGGCCTGGCCCAGGTCGCGGTGGCAGTGGGCCAGTTCGTCGGCCAGGTACGCGTGGTCGAAGTGGGCGATCCACGCGGGGTCGTCGCCCTTCTCCGGGTCGGCCCGGTCCAGCGCCTCCACCGCCCGGCCCGCCACCTCCTGGCAGGTCCGCGCGTCGCCCAGCAGGGCGTGCCCCCGCGCCTCGGCCGCCAGGAACATCGCCTCCGCGCGCGGGGTGACGTGCCCGCGCGCCCCCTCCTGCGCGGCCCGCGCCAGCTGGGCGATCTCACGCGGGTTGCCCAGCTGCGCCGCCAGGTGGCTCATCGACGCGGCCAGCACGTACCCGCCGTACGCCCGGTCGCCCGCCGCCTGCGCGAGCCGCAGCGCCTGGATGTAGTACCGCTGCGCCAGCCCCGGCTGACCGGTGTCGACCGCCATGTATCCGGCCAGCTCCGTCAGCCGCGCCACCGCCGCGAACAGCTCGCGGCCCACCGCGTCCCGGTAGGAGCCGGAGAGCATCCCGGAGACGACGCTGTTGAGGTAGTGGACGACCACGGGTCGCACGTGCCCGCTGCCGAACCGGTGGTCCAGCTCGACCAGCCCCTCCGTCATCGCCCGTACGGCGCGCACGTCCGCCAGGCCGACGCGGGCGCCCGCGGTGCGGGCCACCTGCGGGTCGGGGCCGGTGATCAGCCAGTCGCGGCTGGGCTCGACCAGCGCGGAGGCGGCGACGGCGGAGCCGGACAGGAAGTCCCGCCGCCCCACGTCACTGCGCCACAGCTCGCAGACCTGCTCGACCGCTCCCGTCACGGTCGGCGCGAACTGCAGTCCCACGCCGCCGGCCAGGTTCCTGCCGCTGGCCATGCCGATCTCGTCGATCGTCACCGTGCGGCCCAGCTTGCGGCCCAGCGCCTCGGCGATGATGCCGGGCGCCCGGCCGCGCGGCTGCTGCCCGCGCAGCCAGCGGGCCACCGACGTCTTGTCGTACCGCAGGTCGAGCCCGCGCTCCGAGCCGACCATGTTGACGCGGCGGGCGAGCCCGGCGTTGGAGCAACCTGCCTCCTGGATGAGTGCCTGCAGCCGTTCGTTCGGCTGGCGGGCGACGAGCGGCCTCGCTGCCATGACTACCCCCTGAGGTGCCGGTGGCGATCAGTCGCCCCGATCACTGCCCGGCTGATGTCCGGAGAATGCGGAAACCGTGCGGAATCTGGCGCTGTCATACCAAAACATCGGAAAGGACCGCCTGGTGCGGCGCATGCCCGGGACGTACCGCGGCGGCCGTCCCCCGACGGCCCCGGGGCCACGTCCCCGCCCCTGCCTACCCCTCCGCCGCTCCCACCGCCCGTGCGCGCCCCCGCACATGCACCCATGCGCCCCGCGTGCCGAGCCGATGCACCGCCGCGTTCACTTCTGCGCCCCGTAACCCCCCGTGGGGTGGACAGTTGTGCTGACCGTGGAAGAGACCAAGGGAGTGACGGAGGCCGCGCACATCCCCCAGCAGCGCGGCGAGCCGCTGGTGGACAGCGCCGTACGGTACGCGGAGGAGCGGCACTGGGACGTGTTCCCGGGCACCTGGCTGGAGACCGGCGACGGGCTGGAACGCTGCTCGTGCGGGGACGCGGCGTGCGCGGCGCCGGGCGCGCACCCGTTCCGCGAGGACTGGGCGGCGCAGGCCACCGGCAGCCCGGTCGCGGCGCGCCGCCTGTGGGGCAGGCACCCTCGGGCGTCGGTCCTGCTGCCGACGGGCCGGACGTTCGACGTGCTGGACGTGCCGGAGTCGACGGGCTTCCTGGCGCTGGCGAGGATGGAGCGGATGGACGTGGCGCTCGGCCCGGTGGCCTGCGGGCCGGCCCGGCGGATGGCGTTCTTCGTGCTGCCGGGCGCCGCCGCGAAGACCGCCGACCTGATCCGGGGGCTCGGCTGGTCCCCGGCCGGCCTGGACCTGGTGGCGAAGGGCGAGGGCGGGTACGTGGTGGCGCCGCCGACGCGGGTCGGCGGGCAGGGCGCGGTGCAGTGGGTGCGCCGCCCGACGCACGCCAACCGCTGGCTGCCGGACGCGGAGGAGCTGATCAGCCCTCTGGCGTACGCCTGCGGCCGCGACGCGGCGGCGGCCCGGGCCCGATGAGCGCCGGGCGGTGAAGGCGCCCTCCGCGGAGGCCCGTTGAGGCCGCCCGGGGACCACCGGGGCCCGGGCAGGCCGGTTCGGTGAGGGCGCCCGGCCGCTGGGGCGCCCTCCCGTACGGCGGGACCCTCGCCCACCGAGCGCGCGAACACCCCGCCGTACGGCCCGGCCGCGCACCCCGCCGTACGCCCCGCCGTACGGCCCGGCCGTACGCCCCGCCCGTACGCCCCGCCGTACGGCCCGCCCGTACGCCCCGCCGTGGGCCGGCCGGACGCCCCGCCGAGGCCGGGAACCCGCCGGCGGCGCCCGCACTCGGCAACGGGCGGCCCGCGCTCGCTGCCGGAATCGGAAACCGCGCTTCTGCCTGCGGCTTCGTAGGCTGGCCCCGTACAGACGATCGACGGGGACGGCGGGAGGCGGCAGTGACCATGCCGGAGCAGGGCCAGCGGGGCGACGAGGCGGGCGGGGTGCCGGACGCGGCCCCGCCCGCCGTACGCGTGGAAGGGCTGTGGAAGCGCTTCGGCGAGCAGACGGCGGTCGCCGGGGTGGACCTCGTCCTCCCCGCGGGCCGGTTCGTCGGCCTCGTCGGCCCGAACGGCGCGGGCAAGACCACGACGCTGTCGATGGTGACCGGGCTGCTCCGCCCCGACCAGGGGCGCGTCGAGGTCGCCGGGCACGACGTGTGGCGCGACCCGGCGGCGGTCAAGGCCCGCATCGGCGTGCTGCCCGAGGGGCTGCGGCTGTTCGAGCGGCTGTCGGGGCGCGAACTCCTCGCGTACACCGGCCGGCTGCGCGGTCTGCCGGGCGCCGAGGTCGACAAGCGCGCCACGCAGCTGCTGGACGTGCTGGACCTGGCGGGCTCGCAGCACAAGCTGGTCATCGACTACTCGACCGGCATGCGCAAGAAGATCGGCCTCGCGGCGGCGCTGCTGCACAACCCGGAGGTCCTCTTCCTGGACGAGCCGTTCGAGGGCGTGGACCCGGTGTCGGCGCAGACGATCCGGGGCGTCCTGGAGCGGTACACGGCGTCCGGCGCGACGGTCGTCTTCTCCAGCCACGTCATGGAGCTGGTGGAGTCGCTGTGCGACTGGGTCGCGGTGATGGCCGCGGGCCGCATCCGCGCGCACGGCCCGCTGGCCGAGGTGCGGGGCGGGGCGGCCACGCTCCAGCAGGCGTTCCTGGAGC is a window encoding:
- a CDS encoding bifunctional DNA primase/polymerase; this translates as MLTVEETKGVTEAAHIPQQRGEPLVDSAVRYAEERHWDVFPGTWLETGDGLERCSCGDAACAAPGAHPFREDWAAQATGSPVAARRLWGRHPRASVLLPTGRTFDVLDVPESTGFLALARMERMDVALGPVACGPARRMAFFVLPGAAAKTADLIRGLGWSPAGLDLVAKGEGGYVVAPPTRVGGQGAVQWVRRPTHANRWLPDAEELISPLAYACGRDAAAARAR
- a CDS encoding ABC transporter ATP-binding protein — protein: MPEQGQRGDEAGGVPDAAPPAVRVEGLWKRFGEQTAVAGVDLVLPAGRFVGLVGPNGAGKTTTLSMVTGLLRPDQGRVEVAGHDVWRDPAAVKARIGVLPEGLRLFERLSGRELLAYTGRLRGLPGAEVDKRATQLLDVLDLAGSQHKLVIDYSTGMRKKIGLAAALLHNPEVLFLDEPFEGVDPVSAQTIRGVLERYTASGATVVFSSHVMELVESLCDWVAVMAAGRIRAHGPLAEVRGGAATLQQAFLELVGASGRDTGESLDWLGGAR